The following proteins come from a genomic window of Platichthys flesus chromosome 1, fPlaFle2.1, whole genome shotgun sequence:
- the LOC133973590 gene encoding BTB/POZ domain-containing protein 1-like isoform X1 gives MATGSGSSSGLASNHDGQEGASNSAHSGAAAGISNMPASGPAPSASPPGLGLHREPVYNWQATKSSLKERFAFLFNNELLSDVRFIVGKGRQAQRIPAHKFVLAAGSAVFDAMFNGGMATTSAEIELPDVEPAAFLALLRFLYSDEVHIGPETVMTTLYTAKKYAVPALEGHCVEFLTKHLRADNAFMLLTQARLFDEPQLASLCLDTIDKSTADAINAEGFTDIDLDTLCAVLERDTLSIRENRLFGAVVRWAEAECYRQQLPPTSENKQKVLGKALPLIRFPLMTVEEFAAGPAQSGILFDREVVNLFLHFTVNPKPRVDYIDRPRCCLRGEECSINRFQQVESRWGYSGTSDRIRFNVNRRISIVGFGLYGSIHGPTDYQVNIQIIESDKRVTLGQNDTGFSCDGTASTFRVMFKEPVEILPNVSYTACATLKGSDSHYGTKGMKKVIQELATGTKTTFLFFSSPGNNNGTSVEDGQIPEIIYYT, from the exons ATGGCGACCGGGAGCGGGAGCAGCAGCGGCTTGGCGTCTAACCATGACGGGCAGGAGGGAGCGTCCAACTCGGCTCATTCTGGAGCCGCTGCGGGGATCTCCAACATGCCGGCCTCCGGTCCCGCTCCGTCCGCCTCCCCGCCGGGGCTCGGCCTGCACCGGGAGCCCGTGTACAACTGGCAGGCGACCAAGAGCTCCCTGAAGGAGCGCTTCGCCTTTCTGTTCAACAACGAGCTGCTCAGCGACGTCAGGTTCATCGTGGGCAAGGGCAGGCAGGCCCAGAGGATACCGGCCCACAAGTTCGTCCTGGCCGCCGGCAGTGCCGTGTTCGATGCCATGTTCAACGGAGGCATGGCCACCACCTCAGCGGAGATCGAGCTGCCTGATGTGGAGCCGGCAGCCTTCCTCGCCCTGCTCAG GTTCCTGTATTCTGACGAGGTCCACATCGGTCCAGAGACTGTGATGACGACTCTGTATACGGCTAAGAAGTACGCGGTGCCTGCGCTGGAGGGTCACTGCGTGGAGTTCCTCACCAAGCACCTCAGAGCCGACAATGCGTTCATGCTCCTCACTCAG GCAAGGTTATTTGATGAGCCCCAACTTGCCAGTCTCTGCCTGGACACCATAGACAAAAGCACTGCAGATGCAATAAACGCTGAGGGCTTCACAGACATTGACCTCG aCACCTTATGTGCGGTGCTAGAAAGAGACACTCTCAGCATCAGGGAGAACCGTCTGTTCGGGGCGGTGGTACGCTGGGCAGAGGCTGAGTGCTACAGGCAGCAGCTTCCCCCAACCTCGGAGAACAAACAGAAGGTTCTAGGGAAAGCCCTCCCTCTCATCCGCTTTCCGCTTATGACTGTTGAGGAGTTTGCTGCAG GGCCTGCCCAGTCTGGAATATTGTTCGATCGGGAGGTGGTAAATCTGTTTTTACACTTTACAGTAAACCCCAAACCACGGGTCGACTACATTGACAGGCCTCGCTGCTGCCTCAGGGGGGAGGAGTGCAGCATTAATAGATTCCAGCAGGTTGAGAGTCGATGGGGGTACAGTGGTACCAGCGACAGAATCAG ATTCAATGTTAACAGAAGAATATCCATTGTGGGTTTTGGCTTGTATGGGTCAATACATGGACCCACTGACTACCAGGTCAACATACAG ATCATAGAGAGCGACAAGCGCGTCACACTGGGCCAGAATGACACGGGCTTCAGCTGTGACGGCACAGCGAGCACATTCAGAGTGATGTTCAAAGAACCGGTGGAAATCCTTCCCAATGTCAGCTACACTGCATGTGCCACCTTAAAG GGCTCAGATTCACATTATGGCACAAAGGGAATGAAGAAAGTCATCCAGGAATTAGCCACAGGGACAAAGACgacgtttttgttttttagctcACCTGGAAATAACAACGGTACGTCAGTGGAGGACGGGCAGATCCCAGAGATTATCTACTACACCTAG
- the LOC133973590 gene encoding BTB/POZ domain-containing protein 1-like isoform X2, with product MATGSGSSSGLASNHDGQEGASNSAHSGAAAGISNMPASGPAPSASPPGLGLHREPVYNWQATKSSLKERFAFLFNNELLSDVRFIVGKGRQAQRIPAHKFVLAAGSAVFDAMFNGGMATTSAEIELPDVEPAAFLALLRFLYSDEVHIGPETVMTTLYTAKKYAVPALEGHCVEFLTKHLRADNAFMLLTQARLFDEPQLASLCLDTIDKSTADAINAEGFTDIDLDTLCAVLERDTLSIRENRLFGAVVRWAEAECYRQQLPPTSENKQKVLGKALPLIRFPLMTVEEFAAVNPKPRVDYIDRPRCCLRGEECSINRFQQVESRWGYSGTSDRIRFNVNRRISIVGFGLYGSIHGPTDYQVNIQIIESDKRVTLGQNDTGFSCDGTASTFRVMFKEPVEILPNVSYTACATLKGSDSHYGTKGMKKVIQELATGTKTTFLFFSSPGNNNGTSVEDGQIPEIIYYT from the exons ATGGCGACCGGGAGCGGGAGCAGCAGCGGCTTGGCGTCTAACCATGACGGGCAGGAGGGAGCGTCCAACTCGGCTCATTCTGGAGCCGCTGCGGGGATCTCCAACATGCCGGCCTCCGGTCCCGCTCCGTCCGCCTCCCCGCCGGGGCTCGGCCTGCACCGGGAGCCCGTGTACAACTGGCAGGCGACCAAGAGCTCCCTGAAGGAGCGCTTCGCCTTTCTGTTCAACAACGAGCTGCTCAGCGACGTCAGGTTCATCGTGGGCAAGGGCAGGCAGGCCCAGAGGATACCGGCCCACAAGTTCGTCCTGGCCGCCGGCAGTGCCGTGTTCGATGCCATGTTCAACGGAGGCATGGCCACCACCTCAGCGGAGATCGAGCTGCCTGATGTGGAGCCGGCAGCCTTCCTCGCCCTGCTCAG GTTCCTGTATTCTGACGAGGTCCACATCGGTCCAGAGACTGTGATGACGACTCTGTATACGGCTAAGAAGTACGCGGTGCCTGCGCTGGAGGGTCACTGCGTGGAGTTCCTCACCAAGCACCTCAGAGCCGACAATGCGTTCATGCTCCTCACTCAG GCAAGGTTATTTGATGAGCCCCAACTTGCCAGTCTCTGCCTGGACACCATAGACAAAAGCACTGCAGATGCAATAAACGCTGAGGGCTTCACAGACATTGACCTCG aCACCTTATGTGCGGTGCTAGAAAGAGACACTCTCAGCATCAGGGAGAACCGTCTGTTCGGGGCGGTGGTACGCTGGGCAGAGGCTGAGTGCTACAGGCAGCAGCTTCCCCCAACCTCGGAGAACAAACAGAAGGTTCTAGGGAAAGCCCTCCCTCTCATCCGCTTTCCGCTTATGACTGTTGAGGAGTTTGCTGCAG TAAACCCCAAACCACGGGTCGACTACATTGACAGGCCTCGCTGCTGCCTCAGGGGGGAGGAGTGCAGCATTAATAGATTCCAGCAGGTTGAGAGTCGATGGGGGTACAGTGGTACCAGCGACAGAATCAG ATTCAATGTTAACAGAAGAATATCCATTGTGGGTTTTGGCTTGTATGGGTCAATACATGGACCCACTGACTACCAGGTCAACATACAG ATCATAGAGAGCGACAAGCGCGTCACACTGGGCCAGAATGACACGGGCTTCAGCTGTGACGGCACAGCGAGCACATTCAGAGTGATGTTCAAAGAACCGGTGGAAATCCTTCCCAATGTCAGCTACACTGCATGTGCCACCTTAAAG GGCTCAGATTCACATTATGGCACAAAGGGAATGAAGAAAGTCATCCAGGAATTAGCCACAGGGACAAAGACgacgtttttgttttttagctcACCTGGAAATAACAACGGTACGTCAGTGGAGGACGGGCAGATCCCAGAGATTATCTACTACACCTAG
- the LOC133958376 gene encoding transmembrane 6 superfamily member 1-like isoform X1, with product MSASAGTGVFVLSLMSIPACYLFNSFIYSNSADAFFFAGCTTVLILAMSAHFMILKKAPIDPLFYVFAVYAFLSVVNLIIGLEQDNIIDGFVTFYLKEANPHINTAHGHMISYWDGCVHYLIYLLMIAAIAWGDSYRAIGLYWVGSFLMRAIVYILGNAVGKYETHVGPLFLLHMLYISVSVWACLRVFSQPSIQDVQTTNIKDAQRKSLRHRPLDLLFIIYLLPAGAFCVFRGLVALDCSSNCCRDYTQLYEPYLKDPSAYPKIQMLVSLLYSGPYYIITLYGLLVPGCEWIPDLTLVHSGAVAQAQFSHIGASLHTRTPFSYRVPADSQALFLLINILYAVVPQALCYRCCTRPDFFLRPTPEKKSD from the exons ATGAGTGCGTCTGCAGGGACGGGGGTGTTCGTCCTCTCCTTGATGTCCATCCCCGCCTGCTATTTGTTCAACTCCTTCATTTACAGCAATAG TGCTGATGCTTTCTTCTTCGCCGGGTGTACCACAGTCCTCATCCTGGCAATGTCAGCTCATTTTATGATCCTGAAGAAAGCTCCCATAGATCCTCTTTTCTATG tgttCGCTGTGTATGCATTCCTCAGTGTGGTGAATCTGATCATTGGGCTGGAGCAGGACAACATCATTGATGGATTTGTGACGTTTTACCTCAAAGAGGCAA ATCCACATATTAACACAGCTCATGGGCACATGATCTCCTATTGGGACGGCTGTGTGCACTATCTCATATATCTGCTCATGATTGCAGCCATTGCTTGGGG GGACAGCTACCGAGCCATCGGACTCTACTGGGTGGGATCTTTTCTCATGCGTGCCATTGTTTACATTCTTGGGAATGCTGTGG GGAAATACGAGACCCATGTTGGTCCTCTGTTCCTTCTCCACATGTTGTACATCTCAGTGTCCGTCTGGGCCTGTTTGCGTGTCTTCAGCCAGCCCTCCATCCAGGACGTTCAGACGACA AACATCAAGGATGCTCAAAGAAAAAGTTTACGCCACAGACCTCTGGATTTACTCTTCATTATCTACCTCCTCCCAGCCGGGGCATTCTGCGTCTTCAGAGGCCTg GTCGCTCTGGACTGTTCCAGCAATTGTTGTCGAGACTACACTCAACTGTATGAACCTTACTTGAAAGACCCTTCAGCTTATCCTAAAATCCAG ATGCTGGTGAGCCTACTGTACTCTGGTCCGTACTACATCATCACTCTCTACGGGCTGTTGGTCCCAGGATGTGAGTGGATTCCAGATCTGACTCTCGTCCACTCCGGGGCAGTGGCACAG GCTCAGTTCTCTCATATTGGAGCGTCTCTCCACACACGGACACCGTTCTCCTACAGAGTGCCTGCTGACAGCCAGGCGTTATTTTTGCTGATCAATATCCTGTATGCTGTGGTGCCTCAGGCTCTGTGCTACCGCTGCTGCACCAGGCCGGACTTCTTTCTCAGGCCAACGCCAGAGAAGAAAAGTGATTGA
- the LOC133958376 gene encoding transmembrane 6 superfamily member 1-like isoform X2 translates to MISYWDGCVHYLIYLLMIAAIAWGDSYRAIGLYWVGSFLMRAIVYILGNAVGKYETHVGPLFLLHMLYISVSVWACLRVFSQPSIQDVQTTNIKDAQRKSLRHRPLDLLFIIYLLPAGAFCVFRGLVALDCSSNCCRDYTQLYEPYLKDPSAYPKIQMLVSLLYSGPYYIITLYGLLVPGCEWIPDLTLVHSGAVAQAQFSHIGASLHTRTPFSYRVPADSQALFLLINILYAVVPQALCYRCCTRPDFFLRPTPEKKSD, encoded by the exons ATGATCTCCTATTGGGACGGCTGTGTGCACTATCTCATATATCTGCTCATGATTGCAGCCATTGCTTGGGG GGACAGCTACCGAGCCATCGGACTCTACTGGGTGGGATCTTTTCTCATGCGTGCCATTGTTTACATTCTTGGGAATGCTGTGG GGAAATACGAGACCCATGTTGGTCCTCTGTTCCTTCTCCACATGTTGTACATCTCAGTGTCCGTCTGGGCCTGTTTGCGTGTCTTCAGCCAGCCCTCCATCCAGGACGTTCAGACGACA AACATCAAGGATGCTCAAAGAAAAAGTTTACGCCACAGACCTCTGGATTTACTCTTCATTATCTACCTCCTCCCAGCCGGGGCATTCTGCGTCTTCAGAGGCCTg GTCGCTCTGGACTGTTCCAGCAATTGTTGTCGAGACTACACTCAACTGTATGAACCTTACTTGAAAGACCCTTCAGCTTATCCTAAAATCCAG ATGCTGGTGAGCCTACTGTACTCTGGTCCGTACTACATCATCACTCTCTACGGGCTGTTGGTCCCAGGATGTGAGTGGATTCCAGATCTGACTCTCGTCCACTCCGGGGCAGTGGCACAG GCTCAGTTCTCTCATATTGGAGCGTCTCTCCACACACGGACACCGTTCTCCTACAGAGTGCCTGCTGACAGCCAGGCGTTATTTTTGCTGATCAATATCCTGTATGCTGTGGTGCCTCAGGCTCTGTGCTACCGCTGCTGCACCAGGCCGGACTTCTTTCTCAGGCCAACGCCAGAGAAGAAAAGTGATTGA